In Glandiceps talaboti chromosome 14, keGlaTala1.1, whole genome shotgun sequence, a single genomic region encodes these proteins:
- the LOC144445674 gene encoding DNA primase large subunit-like yields the protein MEFGTTKKTRRRKSALLTGDRRRGAYTHNLLFYTSPPTDNISLVEFEDFAIDRLKVLKHVESTGIKYVRGNEKYQEAMKQLKKTMPIMVKNTNLEDEESDTIYDDRRKDHISHFILRLAYCRSEELRRWFIMQEMDLFRYRFQQESKESITTFLQQNNLHYEPIPDKEKVKIAKKLADSSYNMSVTTVDNTDFFKVPFIEALDLVKSRKVYLERGYAYVPRSDLVSIILSAFRSNLSHALAVTARAVPYLEEDSRLLPMLTSLSKQYLGQDYTSKKGPGEKISIDQIDSLSKKSFPLCMRHLHESLRQEHHLRHWGRMQYGLFLKGIGITLDDALRFWRSEFAKKVDPDKFDKSYAYNIRHNYGKEGKRADYTPYSCMKIIMSNAPATGDFHGCPFRHFDPNLLKQRLGSYGVSKEGITEIMGFVSGGHYQLACTKYFDLTHKLEDSGLGLNHPNQYFDESQKILNPTSHENKGDQSNSQKPMSQRSTPYSQISTQGSQQAAKVKNEVQDEFDDLEMSYEEFDSMVAEAEKKADETS from the exons atggagTTTGGAACAACAAAGAAAACTCGACGTAGGAAATCAGCGTTACTTACTGGCGATCGTCGACGAGGAGCGTACACTCACAACTTATTGTTTTACACCTCCCCACCGACAGACAACATATCCTTGGTAGAGTTTGAAGATTTTGCCATTGATCGGTTAAAAG TTTTGAAGCATGTAGAATCTACTGGTATCAAATATGTCAGAGGTAATGAAAAATATCAAGAAGCCATGAAGCAGTTGAAAAAGACGATGCCAATAATGGTCAAAAAT ACCAACTTAGAAGATGAAGAAAGTGATACAATATATGACGACCGAAGGAAAGAtcacatttcacattttatctTAAGACTGGCGTATTGTAGGTC GGAGGAACTGAGAAGATGGTTTATAATGCAAGAGATGGATTTATTCCGTTATCGATTCCAACAAGAATCTAAAGAGAGTATTACAACATTCctacaacaaaataatttacacTATGAACCT ATTCCAGATAAAGAAAAAGTAAAGATTGCCAAGAAGTTGGCAGATTCTAGTTATAATATGTCAGTTACTACGGTGGATAACACAGATTTCTTCAAG GTTCCATTTATTGAAGCTTTGGATTTAGTCAAGTCAAGGAAAGTATACCTAGAAAGA GGCTATGCCTACGTACCTAGATCTGATTTGGTGTCTATTATCCTGAGTGCTTTCAGATCTAATTTATCCCATGCACTGGCT GTAACAGCAAGAGCAGTGCCATATTTGGAAGAGGACAGTCGCTTATTACCAATGTTGACATCACTGAGTAAACAATACTTGGGTCAAGATTATACCAGTAAAAAAGGACCAGGAGAGAAAATATCAATTGATCAAATTGATTCT cTTTCTAAGAAGTCCTTCCCACTATGTATGAGACACCTACACGAATCATTGCGACAAGAACATCATTTGCGCCACTGGGGGCGTATGCAGTACGGTTTATTCCTCAAAGGCATCGGTATAACCCTGGATGATGCCCTGAGATTCTGGAGGTCAGAGTTCGCCAAGAAAGTTGACCCAGACAAG TTTGATAAGTCGTATGCGTACAATATACGTCATAATTATGGCAAGGAGGGCAAGAGAGCTGATTATACTCCATATAGTTGTATGAAGATTATTATGAGTAATGCACCTGCTACAGGAGACTTCCATG GGTGTCCATTCCGTCACTTTGATCCTAATTTACTAAAACAGAGACTTGGTTCATACGGTGTATCTAAGGAAGGCATAACTGAG ATAATGGGTTTCGTAAGTGGAGGCCACTATCAGTTAGCTTGTACCAaatactttgatcttacacatAAG TTGGAAGACTCTGGTTTAGGTTTGAACCATCctaatcaatattttgatgagAGTCAAAAGATATTGAATCCCACAAGCCATGAAAACAAAGGTGA CCAATCAAACTCCCAGAAGCCAATGAGTCAGAGAAGCACACCTTATTCCCAAATATCTACCCAGGGTTCCCAGCAGGCAGCAAAGGTCAAGAACGAGGTACAAGATGAGTTTGATGACTTAGAGATGAGTTATGAGGAGTTTGACAGCATGGTGGCAGAGGCTGAGAAGAAGGCAGATGAAACGTCATAA